CCTATGAGTATATAAGAGGCCATCACCTGCGTGGCTCAAACTCTGCTCACTCCTTTGCTGCATATGGGCGTGAAGGCGGGACGGAGAGGGAGGGTGCCGTTTGTGGTTGGGCAGTAGTTCGTCGCCCACCAAATAACCAAATTACGCCTTCATCTACAACTGACACAGCTTTGCGTGCTACAGTATCTGTTGATTCtataaacactaccaccacagctgtcCGCTCTCCGcgctcttccacctcctccactcCTGGGCTCTCCCCATCCACTCCATCAGAGGATGCTCGTTCACCAACTGTAGGAAAAAACCATCTTCAAAATCATTCCTCGCGCTACTTACAGCAAGGTGGACGTTTCAGTTCTGCTATGGTGTCGCCCACCAATACTGCTCCTAGAACACCACCTGCTCGGGCTTCTTCAGTGCCACAGTTACCGCAGATCCAGTTAGGTCGTTCTCGGGCACAGTTGCGAACTCTGAGTCGCGCTGTGTCTACCGCAGTAAGTGAATTTTCTGTAGAGGATGACGTGGAGGTTAGAGTGGTGTCACTGTCGCGGCCTCGTCCCTCTCGTCGCCGGCTACGGTCTAGCATAGCTCCACATCTTTCTCCTATTAAGGAATGTGACCAGATAGTCCCTAGTCCACCTACCATGCGTCCGGTTCGTGAGCGGGCGAGTTGTTCCTCCAGTCCAGCTGCCAGCCCTGTCCACACTCCAGCCCGTAGCCCTGGCCGCAGCCCCGCCCCTAACTCCGCCCGCAACCCCGGCCGCAGCCCGGCCCAAAGTCCTGGTTGCAGCCCTGGCCGCAGCCCTGGCCGAAGCCCTGGCCGCAGCCCTGGCCGAAGCCCTGGCCGCAGTCCCAGCCGCAGCCCTAGCCAAAACCCCGGCCGCAGCCCCGCCCAAAGTCCTGCCCGCAACCCTGGCCGTAGCCCCACCCAAAGCCCCGCCCACAGCCCCGCCCGCACCCCTGGCCGTAGTCCGGGCCGCAGTCCTCACACTCCTACGAAACTAAGTCCTCTGGTGGGTGGTGCAGACGTTACAAGGCGTGCCAATGGCCATAGTGTGGTGAGTCGTGTGAAGATGAATGGCAGTTATAGCGATGGTAGTAAATGTTACGGAAGGACGCCGCCAGTTAAAAATATTAATAGTAAATTGGTAGAAAGTGAGcagagtggtgtggaggagagccCTCAAGACCCTGACTGCAGCATGCTAAGGTCTGCCTCGTGTGGGTCTGGATCAGGTCGCTCACGTCACAACGGAGGCGTGGCGCACGTGGAACTACATATGTAATTCCTGACGCTGCCTAACACTGCCTACTGTAGCTCACATTGACCATGAGGGTAATCCACCTCTGCTACCGCCACCTCGCATGAACGCCCCTCTTAACTTGGTAATGAACCATTCGAGTCAAAATAATGGTTGAATTATCCAGTAAATAATATAAGATATAATTCTTGTGATAGCAATATATTGATGTTAAGCTGTGTAACACTGAACCAATAGCGTGCCAATATTTATTTCCTgatcgttattttttttttcaatggccCTCAGGTTAATTTTTCTTCTGGTCTCCGGATCTACCTTCCCTTGTGGTTCCTGGGCCAGGATTCTCTCCGGGTTTCCCAGGTTCGACAGTATTCTCTTGTGATCCAGAGTCTTCCTTCTTGGATTCAGTCACCCTTGCCCAGCCCATCGCATCGCTCTAGTCCAAAACTAAATATTGTTAGTCAAACAATTGCCGCTGAAAATATCAGACCAGCTCTAGTCATGGCCTTACACCCCAACCGACTCAAACTTTTAATGTTTTCTTACTAGCCTAGTCCTTGCTTTGCTTTCTTCATTCCCAAGAATATGCCCCTCACTAGTCCTGGGCCGGTCTCCCTGTTCTCTAAACTAATCCTGTACCAACATCCTAAGTGTTGGAGTTATGCTCGTACGTCTGTAAACACGTGTTCCACCACCTGAGAGTCAGTGGTGGGAATTCACTTTCCCAGACGTGGGACCACGCTGAGCTGTGGGTCCGCTTTCTGAAGTCCCAGAGATCCAGAGACCGTTTTATAGTCCTTTACCACTAATTTTAATCTTGGGCTAAgtgttgtatgtgactgtgaaGTTATCTTCCTCATTTTTTATGCCCAGTCAGTATCTGCTAGTACTCATATCACCAGAATTTGGCATCACGTCTTAGGGCTTTACAGTTACCCTCCACTTAGGATTTGTCTTTATTTCATCTCTCAAAAACTTCCAAGTTATCCCTTTCTACAGCCTCCCCTAGAAATACGAAGTACTTCACGTGTCAAAAATTCCTGCCACCAGAACCTTGTTAGCATGCAGTGTCGTAGATCCTGGCAAACCTACCAGTTTCTGGGATATACTTGGTTTGTTACATCCTAGAATCTGTCATACACTATTCCTAGAACTGTAGGAATCTTGCTTCCTAGGACATAGGTATGCAGTT
This genomic interval from Cherax quadricarinatus isolate ZL_2023a unplaced genomic scaffold, ASM3850222v1 Contig327, whole genome shotgun sequence contains the following:
- the LOC128696636 gene encoding serine/arginine repetitive matrix protein 2, with the protein product MGEGRPWWAGPRRVRRVHGLQLPLHPQQVLAWLVMFVFTSLMYGAVLPALHSRLATPLAVITGVVFTAHVLAHAVALALDPADPQLRACKDRQQVPEFDRNVHSHVIENGRCHLCNITISSSRTKHCSACNKCVDVFDHHCKWLNHCVGRRNYPVFLACVITAILGCLLVMATCLAEIVLYYFKKEYLSPWEAPKQEQKFQEDPSDEASLTCSEGAPYCHFSIFGALVYDGAFIGLLSTVFSVALVAEVLLVHLAAFHAYIIFLGFTTYEYIRGHHLRGSNSAHSFAAYGREGGTEREGAVCGWAVVRRPPNNQITPSSTTDTALRATVSVDSINTTTTAVRSPRSSTSSTPGLSPSTPSEDARSPTVGKNHLQNHSSRYLQQGGRFSSAMVSPTNTAPRTPPARASSVPQLPQIQLGRSRAQLRTLSRAVSTAVSEFSVEDDVEVRVVSLSRPRPSRRRLRSSIAPHLSPIKECDQIVPSPPTMRPVRERASCSSSPAASPVHTPARSPGRSPAPNSARNPGRSPAQSPGCSPGRSPGRSPGRSPGRSPGRSPSRSPSQNPGRSPAQSPARNPGRSPTQSPAHSPARTPGRSPGRSPHTPTKLSPLVGGADVTRRANGHSVVSRVKMNGSYSDGSKCYGRTPPVKNINSKLVESEQSGVEESPQDPDCSMLRSASCGSGSGRSRHNGGVAHVELHM